A window of the Schlesneria paludicola DSM 18645 genome harbors these coding sequences:
- a CDS encoding tetratricopeptide repeat protein — MSIEMEAELQQEQLLRAREAQDSGRFDEAVKIYEQLLARVPDHREALQRLARLEVQLGHRRAARWYLERFVALEPENAAARHEFALSLAELNEFDKALAETQEADRLKPNSPEILNNIGCLLKRMGRPLDAIKYHEQAVTVTAENAVLSFNLGSALLAAGRLDDAVPILRVAATLDPNLAEAWAGLGEALLKRGNTRSSVGPLRRALELKPDDGESRYWLAGALQNCGQFEEALLCYLQAAERHPDAPDVWFGIGRCQLECKRFTEAVEAFQKCLKLEPDHSAAIHEQGKTLFKLGCVEQAMKALRLATKKGSKDIETLALQNMAVMIPGNPTDTNRTVLEVRQTWGRRLVSRPQGPHLRDPGTGPLRIGYVSSFFQGANWMKPVWALINRHDREQFQIELFSDASLDRIEHGYRPDPRDQFHDITGQSNEAVAARIAARGIDILVDLNGYSDMARLPLFALRPAPIIVAWFNMYATTGLDCFDYLIGDESVIPAKEESFYTERILRLPNSYLAFEVDHPVPDITPPPVVTTGQLTIGCLASQYKITDQVVATWADILRGSPKAQMLIRNSALGRTEHCEHLSQRFAAKGISRDRLILEGPAEHLQFLSTYNRIDFAVDSFPYSGGTTTMEALWQGVPVVTFNGDRWVSRTSVSLLKSAGLDEFVRSSVRDYTDFCIRLANSTDTPSKLEALRADIRQRLRASPVCDAAALARSMEHCYRQMVSEKLPKESR, encoded by the coding sequence TTGTCGATCGAGATGGAAGCGGAACTGCAACAGGAACAATTGCTGCGAGCACGCGAGGCCCAGGACAGCGGCCGATTCGATGAGGCGGTCAAGATCTACGAGCAATTACTTGCACGAGTCCCAGATCATCGAGAGGCACTGCAACGCCTGGCTCGTTTGGAAGTGCAGTTAGGCCACCGTCGCGCGGCCCGCTGGTATCTGGAACGTTTCGTCGCCTTGGAACCGGAGAACGCCGCCGCGCGGCATGAATTCGCCTTGTCGCTCGCGGAGTTAAACGAATTCGACAAAGCACTGGCCGAGACGCAAGAAGCCGATCGACTGAAACCCAATTCGCCCGAGATTTTGAACAACATTGGCTGCCTGCTCAAGCGCATGGGGCGTCCGCTCGACGCGATCAAATATCATGAACAGGCAGTCACCGTGACGGCTGAAAACGCCGTTTTGTCGTTTAATCTTGGCAGCGCGCTGCTCGCGGCCGGACGACTCGACGATGCCGTCCCGATTCTCCGCGTCGCCGCGACGCTCGATCCGAATCTCGCCGAGGCTTGGGCTGGATTGGGGGAAGCGTTGCTGAAGCGAGGTAACACCCGCAGTTCAGTGGGGCCTTTGCGACGGGCTCTCGAACTCAAGCCCGACGATGGTGAATCGCGTTACTGGCTGGCCGGTGCGCTGCAGAACTGCGGCCAGTTTGAAGAGGCTCTTTTGTGTTACCTGCAGGCGGCAGAACGCCATCCCGACGCGCCGGACGTCTGGTTCGGTATTGGTCGGTGCCAACTGGAATGCAAGCGGTTCACCGAAGCCGTTGAGGCATTTCAAAAATGCCTGAAATTGGAACCGGACCATTCCGCAGCGATCCACGAACAAGGGAAGACCCTTTTTAAGCTGGGATGTGTTGAGCAGGCGATGAAAGCATTGCGTCTGGCGACAAAAAAAGGCTCGAAAGACATCGAGACGCTCGCGCTTCAAAACATGGCCGTCATGATTCCAGGAAATCCCACAGACACCAATCGGACGGTCCTGGAAGTCCGGCAAACATGGGGGCGTCGGTTGGTATCGCGGCCGCAAGGGCCACATCTCCGAGATCCAGGAACAGGTCCACTGCGAATTGGCTATGTTTCTTCCTTCTTCCAGGGTGCGAACTGGATGAAGCCGGTCTGGGCGCTGATCAATCGGCATGACCGCGAGCAGTTTCAAATCGAACTATTTTCCGATGCGAGCCTTGACCGGATCGAACATGGATACCGGCCAGACCCACGTGACCAATTTCATGATATCACCGGCCAATCGAACGAAGCCGTAGCTGCGCGGATCGCCGCCCGAGGGATCGATATTCTGGTGGATCTGAACGGTTACAGCGATATGGCTCGGCTGCCCCTCTTTGCGCTCCGGCCGGCTCCCATCATCGTGGCCTGGTTCAATATGTATGCCACGACAGGTCTCGATTGTTTTGACTACTTGATTGGGGACGAGTCCGTCATTCCGGCAAAGGAAGAGTCGTTTTACACCGAACGAATTCTGCGATTGCCGAACAGCTATCTGGCGTTTGAAGTCGATCATCCCGTGCCCGACATCACCCCACCACCTGTCGTTACCACCGGCCAACTGACGATCGGTTGCCTTGCGTCGCAGTACAAAATCACCGATCAGGTGGTTGCCACGTGGGCCGACATCCTTCGCGGCAGCCCCAAAGCACAGATGCTGATTCGCAATTCAGCTCTTGGACGGACCGAACATTGCGAACATTTGTCTCAACGGTTTGCGGCCAAGGGGATTTCGCGAGACCGCCTGATTCTTGAGGGGCCAGCCGAGCACCTCCAGTTTCTCTCGACATACAACCGAATCGACTTCGCGGTTGACAGCTTTCCGTATAGCGGAGGAACCACGACGATGGAGGCCTTGTGGCAAGGCGTGCCGGTCGTCACGTTCAACGGGGATCGCTGGGTGAGCCGGACCAGTGTCTCGTTGCTCAAGTCGGCCGGACTGGATGAATTCGTCAGAAGCAGCGTGCGCGACTATACCGACTTCTGCATTCGCCTCGCCAATTCCACGGACACACCCTCAAAGCTTGAGGCGCTACGGGCCGACATCCGGCAACGATTGCGTGCCTCACCCGTCTGCGATGCCGCAGCCCTCGCGCGATCGATGGAACATTGCTATCGCCAAATGGTCTCAGAGAAACTCCCCAAGGAATCCCGTTGA
- a CDS encoding MBL fold metallo-hydrolase, giving the protein MNLRRIRTLMVGLLTASVLFGVTGYALGLLIPTETTVTELAPGVFFRKAQWKPEFIGCNQGWIIFDDFVLVIEASFPNQAEELIKEIRKTTDKPIKYVFDTHWHGDHADGNPIFITEGASAIASESSREQFLKKGIESFDKLKQEKPKEYGALKYGIPSVYFPKKMVLEDSRQRVELIHFGHGHTAGDAVAWLPQHGLLFTGDSCVNGAFNYTGESNTSSWIAVLTEMAKLPVKTVCPGHGEMSDSKLLGTQRRYFVELRQAIQEGINTGKSLDEIKRTIDLPWYKEWTGASVREQTENIEHVYKELTAKT; this is encoded by the coding sequence ATGAACTTGCGTCGAATCCGTACGTTGATGGTGGGCCTGCTAACGGCCTCGGTTTTGTTCGGCGTCACTGGCTATGCCCTGGGACTTCTGATACCGACCGAAACGACCGTGACGGAACTGGCGCCAGGCGTCTTCTTTCGAAAAGCACAGTGGAAGCCGGAATTCATCGGCTGCAATCAAGGCTGGATCATTTTCGATGATTTCGTACTGGTGATCGAAGCCAGCTTTCCGAATCAGGCCGAAGAGTTGATTAAAGAGATTCGAAAGACCACCGACAAGCCGATCAAGTATGTCTTCGACACCCATTGGCATGGTGACCACGCCGATGGCAATCCGATCTTCATAACCGAGGGAGCCAGCGCGATCGCGTCAGAATCGAGTCGTGAGCAGTTCCTGAAAAAAGGAATTGAATCTTTTGACAAGCTCAAGCAGGAAAAGCCCAAGGAATATGGCGCCCTGAAATATGGCATTCCTTCGGTGTACTTTCCGAAGAAGATGGTGCTCGAAGATTCCCGTCAGCGTGTCGAGCTTATCCACTTCGGTCACGGGCACACGGCAGGAGACGCCGTGGCCTGGCTGCCGCAACACGGACTCTTGTTTACCGGCGACAGTTGCGTGAACGGCGCATTCAACTACACCGGGGAAAGCAATACCTCCAGTTGGATTGCCGTGCTGACCGAAATGGCAAAACTTCCCGTCAAAACCGTTTGCCCCGGTCACGGAGAGATGAGCGATTCCAAACTGCTGGGAACGCAACGGCGCTATTTCGTCGAACTGCGTCAGGCGATTCAAGAAGGGATCAACACCGGAAAGTCGCTCGACGAAATCAAGCGTACGATCGATCTGCCGTGGTACAAGGAATGGACCGGTGCGAGCGTCCGGGAACAGACGGAAAATATTGAACACGTCTACAAAGAACTGACGGCGAAAACGTGA
- a CDS encoding class I SAM-dependent methyltransferase, with protein MALGDFSHQADAYQRSRPTYPSALIDRLVDEADVKPGDRIADFGAGTGIMTQILVGRGFQVSAIEPNASMRNKAVVLAADWIDGTFENSRLPTSSQDWAIAAQAFHWATPEKALRELRRVLKPGRLLSLVWNDRVKSESEILAWTEDAIRRIVPEFDEAYRQLHWDQILESTGDFRFVSHFNVRHTITMSRERYLELWKSHNRLNTLAGPARFHQFWQQLVAHLDQQQCEQIDVPYDCKAWSARRIG; from the coding sequence ATGGCTTTGGGCGATTTCTCGCATCAGGCGGATGCCTATCAGCGGTCTCGGCCAACATACCCGTCGGCTCTGATCGATCGCTTGGTGGACGAGGCGGACGTGAAACCGGGTGATCGCATCGCCGACTTCGGTGCCGGCACGGGCATTATGACGCAGATTCTGGTAGGCCGGGGTTTCCAAGTCAGTGCGATCGAACCGAATGCGTCGATGAGGAACAAGGCGGTCGTCCTTGCTGCTGACTGGATTGATGGCACGTTCGAAAACAGCCGGCTGCCGACATCCTCACAGGATTGGGCGATCGCCGCCCAGGCGTTCCATTGGGCAACCCCTGAAAAGGCTCTTCGAGAGTTGCGTCGAGTGCTCAAGCCCGGCAGGTTGCTGTCACTGGTCTGGAATGATCGAGTCAAATCCGAAAGCGAAATTCTCGCATGGACCGAAGACGCGATCCGACGAATCGTACCGGAATTTGATGAGGCGTACCGCCAGCTGCACTGGGATCAGATTCTGGAATCGACGGGCGATTTTCGGTTTGTCAGTCATTTCAACGTTCGGCATACGATCACGATGTCGCGTGAGCGATATCTCGAACTGTGGAAAAGCCACAATCGGTTGAACACACTCGCAGGCCCCGCGCGGTTCCATCAGTTCTGGCAGCAATTGGTCGCCCATCTCGATCAGCAGCAGTGCGAGCAGATCGACGTCCCCTACGATTGCAAAGCCTGGTCGGCTCGTCGGATCGGCTGA
- the hemL gene encoding glutamate-1-semialdehyde 2,1-aminomutase, which produces MAFTQQKSELHFTRARKSIPGGVNSPARAFGAVGGTPVVMDRAEGAYLHDIDGNRYIDYIGSWGPQILGHRHPAVIDAITRELGKGTSFGAPCELETELAEMVIEAVPSIERVRMVSSGTEATMSAIRVARGFTRRNVVVKFAGCYHGHVDSLLVKAGSGALTLGTPSSPGVPAGCTADTLALEFNDVQQLEDAFSKRGAEIAAVILEPVVGNMGVVVPSKAFLQALQTVCKKNGSVLIFDEVMTGFRVAYGGAQSLFGVRPDLTTLGKIIGGGMPVGAYGGRAEIMDVVSPVGPVYQAGTLSGNPVAMASGIATLSILKQSNPYPRLEAMTRALVAGLSDLARKAGIAHTIPQVGSMFTLFFNPEVVTNLAIATKSDTKAFARYFHAMLERGVYLACSQFEANFVSAAHTDDDIRATLEAAEAAFRIVTS; this is translated from the coding sequence ATGGCCTTCACACAGCAAAAAAGCGAACTTCATTTTACCCGTGCACGAAAATCGATTCCGGGAGGGGTCAATAGTCCGGCGCGGGCCTTCGGGGCAGTTGGCGGAACACCGGTCGTCATGGATCGGGCAGAGGGGGCATACCTCCACGATATCGATGGCAATCGATACATCGACTACATCGGATCGTGGGGCCCTCAGATTCTGGGGCATCGCCACCCGGCCGTTATCGATGCGATCACACGGGAACTTGGAAAAGGAACCAGTTTCGGTGCCCCGTGCGAGCTCGAAACGGAGCTTGCAGAAATGGTGATTGAAGCCGTGCCGTCGATCGAGCGCGTTCGAATGGTCAGCTCGGGCACAGAAGCGACGATGAGTGCGATTCGCGTTGCGCGTGGATTCACCCGTCGCAATGTCGTCGTCAAATTTGCAGGTTGTTATCACGGACATGTCGACAGCCTGCTCGTGAAGGCGGGAAGCGGAGCACTCACGCTTGGAACACCTTCCAGTCCCGGTGTCCCGGCGGGATGCACGGCCGACACCTTGGCGTTGGAATTTAATGACGTACAACAACTCGAGGACGCATTCTCGAAACGCGGGGCTGAAATCGCGGCTGTGATTCTCGAGCCCGTCGTCGGGAACATGGGCGTTGTGGTTCCGTCAAAAGCGTTCCTGCAAGCGCTACAGACGGTCTGCAAGAAAAACGGTTCCGTGCTGATTTTCGATGAGGTCATGACCGGCTTCCGCGTTGCGTACGGCGGAGCTCAATCCTTATTCGGAGTTCGGCCGGATTTAACGACTTTGGGCAAGATCATCGGTGGAGGAATGCCGGTTGGGGCGTATGGCGGCCGAGCCGAAATTATGGACGTCGTGTCGCCCGTGGGACCGGTCTATCAAGCCGGCACCCTCTCTGGAAATCCGGTGGCGATGGCGAGCGGAATTGCTACGTTGTCGATCTTGAAGCAGTCGAATCCCTATCCGCGACTCGAGGCGATGACCAGAGCGCTGGTAGCGGGGCTGTCAGACCTGGCTCGCAAGGCGGGTATTGCTCACACGATTCCACAAGTGGGCAGCATGTTCACGTTGTTCTTCAATCCTGAGGTTGTCACGAATCTTGCCATCGCCACGAAGAGCGACACCAAAGCCTTCGCTCGCTATTTTCATGCGATGCTCGAACGAGGTGTCTATCTCGCCTGCAGCCAGTTTGAAGCGAATTTCGTTTCGGCCGCACATACAGACGACGATATTCGCGCGACGCTGGAAGCGGCTGAAGCGGCATTTCGCATTGTGACGAGCTGA
- the mch gene encoding methenyltetrahydromethanopterin cyclohydrolase, which translates to MNLQLNDLASQLIEDINESPEDYRIGRHDVENNGLLLDFGVATEGGIEAGVALAAICMAGLADVSVAPGMLGDLGWPHIAVETDAPVAACLFSQYAGWKINVGKFFAMGSGPMRAVAAKEPLFDKLWYREEADQVVGVLESSKLPDAEVFEYIAEATDVEPEDVVLCVAPTSSMAGNLQVVARSVETAMHKLHELGFDVNRVRSAYGTAPLPPVANNDLEGIGRTNDAILYGARVTLWVMGDDESIAEVVQRIPSMASASYGKPFLEIFEAAGRDFYKIDPQLFSPAQVILQNVDTGRVHIAGKVNEAILRKSFGIE; encoded by the coding sequence ATGAACCTTCAACTGAACGATTTGGCGTCGCAACTGATCGAAGACATCAACGAGAGCCCCGAGGATTACCGAATCGGCCGGCACGATGTCGAGAACAACGGGCTGCTGCTCGATTTCGGAGTCGCAACCGAAGGCGGTATCGAGGCAGGTGTCGCGCTCGCGGCGATCTGCATGGCGGGATTGGCAGATGTGTCTGTCGCTCCCGGGATGCTGGGCGATCTTGGTTGGCCGCACATTGCGGTGGAAACCGATGCCCCCGTGGCGGCTTGCCTTTTCAGCCAGTACGCCGGGTGGAAGATCAATGTCGGCAAGTTCTTTGCCATGGGTTCCGGCCCGATGCGAGCCGTGGCGGCGAAGGAACCGCTGTTCGACAAGTTGTGGTATCGAGAAGAAGCTGATCAGGTCGTCGGAGTGCTAGAATCCAGCAAGCTCCCCGATGCGGAAGTCTTCGAGTACATCGCCGAAGCCACGGATGTCGAACCAGAAGACGTTGTGCTGTGTGTGGCGCCAACATCCAGTATGGCGGGAAATCTGCAAGTCGTTGCTCGTTCGGTTGAGACGGCGATGCACAAGCTTCATGAACTGGGTTTCGACGTGAATCGCGTTCGCAGTGCCTATGGCACCGCACCGCTGCCGCCGGTCGCGAATAATGACCTGGAGGGAATCGGCCGTACCAATGACGCCATTCTGTATGGCGCCCGCGTGACGCTTTGGGTGATGGGCGACGACGAATCGATCGCTGAAGTCGTGCAACGGATTCCTTCAATGGCTTCGGCGTCATACGGAAAGCCGTTCCTCGAAATCTTCGAAGCGGCAGGTCGAGACTTCTATAAGATCGATCCGCAACTGTTCAGCCCCGCGCAGGTCATTCTTCAAAACGTCGATACCGGACGAGTCCACATTGCGGGCAAGGTGAACGAAGCGATTCTCAGAAAATCGTTCGGGATCGAATGA
- a CDS encoding ATP-grasp domain-containing protein: protein MKLGVLASEGSWYYRDLERAAAGLGHTCQRLEFGRLVATLRSNTASVGQAGLAQLDRAYDETGASRNRIEETHFSIQDIAESYDVILVRTMPPGSLEQVVYRMDALSRIEATGIPVINSPKSLECAVDKFLTTARLQAAGLPVPETIVCEHEDDAQLAFTQLGEDVVVKPLFGAEGRGIVRVTDPDLAHRTFRTLMRLDSVLYLQRFIDHGGCDIRVLVLDGQVVGGMRRRSPHDFRTNVARDAIAESYEPNALEIDFALRAAAATGAFIAGIDLLYDQQGACYVIEVNAVPGWQAFGRVNRIDVAEALLKRLATGVCRTI, encoded by the coding sequence GTGAAGCTCGGCGTACTGGCCAGCGAGGGAAGCTGGTACTACCGCGATCTGGAGCGCGCAGCGGCTGGCCTTGGCCACACTTGTCAACGGCTGGAATTTGGCCGACTCGTCGCGACGCTGCGATCGAACACGGCATCCGTTGGTCAGGCGGGATTGGCACAACTCGACCGGGCATACGACGAAACAGGCGCATCTCGAAATCGGATTGAAGAGACGCATTTCTCGATTCAGGACATTGCCGAGAGCTATGACGTCATTCTGGTTCGCACGATGCCGCCCGGTTCGCTGGAACAGGTCGTCTATCGCATGGACGCCCTGTCGCGGATCGAAGCGACGGGAATCCCAGTGATCAATTCTCCGAAATCATTGGAGTGCGCCGTCGACAAGTTCCTGACGACAGCGCGGCTGCAAGCAGCGGGATTGCCGGTCCCCGAAACCATCGTCTGCGAGCACGAAGATGACGCTCAGTTGGCGTTCACGCAACTTGGCGAAGACGTCGTTGTCAAACCGCTGTTTGGTGCCGAGGGACGTGGAATCGTCCGCGTGACCGATCCCGATCTGGCCCATCGTACGTTCCGAACACTGATGCGGCTCGACTCAGTACTTTACTTGCAGCGATTCATCGATCACGGCGGCTGTGATATTCGAGTTCTGGTTCTCGATGGACAGGTCGTCGGGGGGATGCGTCGCCGTTCGCCCCATGACTTCCGCACGAACGTCGCCCGCGATGCGATCGCCGAGTCGTACGAACCCAATGCCTTGGAAATCGATTTCGCATTGCGTGCGGCGGCCGCGACCGGCGCGTTCATCGCGGGAATCGATTTGCTGTACGATCAACAGGGGGCTTGTTACGTCATCGAGGTGAATGCAGTGCCCGGATGGCAGGCCTTTGGCCGCGTCAACCGGATCGATGTGGCGGAAGCGTTGCTGAAACGGCTTGCGACAGGCGTGTGTCGTACGATTTGA